The Carnobacterium sp. 17-4 genome has a window encoding:
- a CDS encoding DNA-3-methyladenine glycosylase, translating to MNFWTDQTKTTQEIAQDLLGCLVINETDEGVTSGWIVETEAYLGEVDEAAHSYGLKKTPRLASMYKEAGTIYIYSMHTHLMLNVVVQGKGIPEAILIRAIEPQKGLVLMTERRGKSGFIVTDGPGKLTKAMNITKMDDGTLATEPPLTIDVETRKIPKKIDVSSRIGIPNKGEWTEALLRYTVAGNPYVSRKKGKIDADFGWKKPTTNGGEK from the coding sequence ATGAATTTTTGGACAGATCAGACAAAAACAACACAAGAAATTGCTCAAGACTTACTTGGGTGTTTGGTGATCAACGAAACGGACGAAGGGGTAACATCTGGCTGGATCGTAGAAACAGAAGCCTACTTGGGTGAAGTGGATGAAGCTGCTCACAGTTATGGGTTGAAAAAGACACCTCGCCTAGCTTCTATGTACAAAGAAGCAGGGACGATTTATATCTATAGTATGCACACTCATTTGATGCTAAACGTTGTAGTTCAAGGTAAAGGTATCCCGGAAGCTATTTTGATTCGAGCCATTGAACCTCAAAAAGGATTAGTATTAATGACAGAAAGACGAGGGAAATCTGGATTTATAGTAACAGATGGACCAGGTAAATTAACAAAAGCGATGAACATTACAAAAATGGACGACGGTACATTGGCTACAGAACCTCCATTGACCATTGATGTGGAAACGAGAAAAATCCCTAAAAAAATTGATGTTTCTTCCAGAATAGGTATTCCGAATAAAGGAGAATGGACAGAAGCTTTGCTTCGGTATACTGTGGCAGGAAATCCATATGTATCAAGAAAAAAAGGCAAGATAGATGCAGATTTCGGTTGGAAGAAACCGACAACTAACGGAGGCGAAAAATAA
- a CDS encoding DUF3013 family protein, with the protein MAQETVLDYLGEALEESDFEFDWKLEWNKRQHAIELYFSIFAENKENHVVIEDVEGTANEGEIIQFEDAICFFDPKKSKIQMDNYLKAFPFDFKMGIEKGYIDAVLKTLRIVVTEGQSDLLDFATDPAIDTFELNWNDTNFYGTIKTLKDINRYSEEKLIYPKY; encoded by the coding sequence ATGGCACAAGAAACAGTATTAGATTATTTAGGAGAAGCATTGGAAGAAAGTGATTTTGAGTTTGATTGGAAATTAGAGTGGAATAAGCGTCAACATGCTATTGAACTATATTTTTCGATTTTTGCTGAAAATAAAGAAAATCATGTTGTGATTGAAGATGTTGAAGGAACTGCAAATGAAGGTGAGATTATTCAATTTGAAGACGCTATTTGCTTTTTTGATCCTAAAAAATCAAAAATTCAAATGGACAACTACTTAAAAGCTTTTCCATTTGATTTTAAAATGGGCATCGAAAAAGGATATATTGATGCAGTATTAAAAACTTTGCGTATAGTAGTAACGGAAGGGCAATCAGATCTGTTAGACTTTGCTACTGACCCAGCAATTGATACATTTGAATTAAATTGGAACGATACGAATTTTTACGGAACGATTAAAACGTTGAAAGATATTAATCGCTACAGTGAGGAAAAGCTAATCTATCCGAAGTACTGA